AAATGTACTActtatttagtagtttgaaaagtgtgctaaCGAGAAGTCTTTCCCCGCGTCGCTctcgcgcgggcggctcggGGGGCGAAAACCCTAGCCACCCGCGCTGCCGCAaccccgccccctcctcctcctcgccgtcgctagagctcgccggcggcaagcTGGGAATGCGGCAGAGAGGCCTTTCAAGCTCGGAGGCCACCAACTCAGCGTGGGGAGGATGGGGCAtagccgacgacggcgacctcaGCGGCCGAAGGCGAAGACAGCGGGCCGACGTGGGGAGGCAGTGAATCCGGCGCCTCTGAGGTTGGATCTGGCCGgtacggcgacgcgacggcgagggTGCGGCGGCTCGGGGCCTTGTGGGCTCGGCGGCAgagcggctgcggcggtggtTTCGCtggcgtcgccgcggcggccggaggggtgTCGGCGCTGTCACGGCGGCCGGGactgggtggtggtgggggCACCGGTGTGGACGCCGCTGCAGGCGGATCTGGCCGGAGCAGCTCGCGGCCACCATGGCTGCCGGACGGTGGAGGGACGCCCCGAGGCTGCCGCAGCCGGTGGCGTCGGAGGCGCCTCATGCCTTGGCTTCCGCTGCCAGCGACGAGGAGGCGCAGCGGGCGAGCGGCTGGGACGCTTGACGGTGGTGGCGTTGGAGACCTCGAGTGGTGGCTGGATTTGGCGTTGCAGGTCCGGTCCCAGTGCTCACAGGAGAAGCGGTTGTGCAAAGAGAGCTGGCGGCGGtgcgtcgtcttcctcgttgcCGGTCAGCACCCTCTCCCTTCTtgagctcctccccttctttgtgGGGAGTTTCGGTTGGGTTGAGATGACTGCTGGTCGGCAGGAGAAGCTCAAGCGGCCGAAGCGACGTTGTCTAGTCCCGGGTTCTCCTTTGGCCGAACAtggcgaggaggccggcgggtgGCGGGACGGAGGTGGCCTGGGCCAGCTCTCAGGGGAGGAGCGGTGGGATGCAGCGAGCTGGCAGTAGGGTTCTGCGGCAAGTTCGGAAGTCGGCCGGCGGAGGGGCACCGGTGCGGTCTTGGTGGAAGCCACGCGCTGCCAATGCTTGTGTGGTGGTTCACTAAGTTGATGCGCGACAAACTACTTGAAAGGTTGCAGGGGTTCCAAGCGAAAGCCTCGCTCGATGATCACCAGGCCGGCAGCGGCTACGCCTTCGGGTGTCGTAACCCTCTTGGGAGCGCTGTCATGGGTACCTCTCCCCCTTTCTTGGCGAGTTCTCTCTGGGTGAAAACCACATCTTTCTTAgatgggcgatggcggcgtcCTTGATGTCATGACCTCTTTGGGGGCATCGTTTTTTGGAGTCTCGCCTTTGTGATGTTGTTGTAGGCCGGGCGGCGATCGGCCACGCTTAGCGGGGGTCGTTTGGTGCTCGGTTCCATTTTTCAGTGGTTTGTGCTTGTGTGGTTAGCGTGTGGTTCTTGGAGGTGCCTCATGCATGTCCGTCCTCGACAGCTTCTATCGTGTTTTTCTTTGTAACTTTACTTCTTCTTAATATACTCGGATGGCCTCCTTCGGCCTTTCTCGGCGAAAAAAAAGTGTGCTAACGAAAACGAAGGTAAAAATCTGTAATCTTAAACGACCTTGACTCATTTCTATATCTAATATCAACTTTATTCCATTGCAGCATttatttttaagaatttgtttTGTCCaattattagtttttaaatatcaaatatataacCTAAGCCTCGAATTGCATTTGGATTTTaaattaaatgaaaataaaaattatcataTTGGCAAATAGTATATGTGAAATCAAAATaattgtttttagaaaaataagtTTATTAAACACAAAAGACAATTtatccaatttttaaaattattttctataggccaaatattatttatttagattttaccCGATTTATCTATTTGTACGTAACTCGTAAGCTAAACATAATTTATTgagaaaaattttggaagttatttactgttatttttaaaaacgaaaaaatattttacctcatgccacatgcCACTTCACCAAAACAACCATAAAATTCAGTCCTTCGGCTGTTACACAGTTCAAACAATTTTGAgttaaggcaaaatttgctacaggacactgaaAGATTGTGGCATTTGTTGTGAGACACTCAAATATCATATATTTGCTCGTGGACACTGTAAAAatgtggtaattagctgctggacactcctcccattattttattattttcggttgaaatggagagagaaagagttgtgtaagtaccaaaataccctttgacattgttcttcctctctctcttcttttcttttccccttcttcctcgcgGCGGCCCAGACGTCGTCGTCCAGCGCAGACTCCTCCGGCGAGTGCCTCACGCCGCCACGGCACCGCACGAACAACATCCTGACCTTTGTCAGCCTCACCATCGCCATCGCGTCGTGCCTCGTGCCACTCATCAGCACCGGCGTCTCGCCACCGGCGCGGCGCACGCCTggtagcgccgccaccgccgactacGCCGTTGCCACGTGACACCCCTGGCAGGACTTCCCCTTCGCCGGCCTCTTCTCCCTCGTCGGTGTGCTCCTTGCCCTTCTCGTTGACCTCTCCGCCTCGTCCCACCTCGAACCCATGGTCACCAGCACGCGGAGGCGCTGCCGCCCCCACCAACCCTATGTTCCAATCCCCACCACAGAAGTCCCCCGTCTTCAAGCTCTCCGGCGAGATGAGCCCCAGTAAGCGCGCACACTTGTCGATGGCTTCTTCGTCCTCGCCGAGCGGTGGCGGGGCGGCTTGGTGGACggctcggccgcggcggcggcggcaacgcatCGTGGCTCGCAACTGGGACGGCTCGGCCACggcggggcagcggcggcgcattGCCGAGGTTcaccgtcgacggcgacgacgcacgATGGCTCGGCCACGGCGGAGCTCGGTGGCGGCACaatgagaaagagagaaggtgaagaagatgaacagagaaagagaggaagaagatgatcaTAGAAAGGGagattgacaagtgggcccatgggcaaacttgtctttaatcaaagtttctctctccgtttctaccggaaataataaaataatgcggCCGATGTCCGCCAGTTAATTACCACATTTTTACAGTGTCCACGAGTAAATACACGATCTTTAAGTGTCTTACAGCAAAGGCCGCAATCTTTCGGTGTCCTGTAGTAAATTTTGCCTTGAGTTGAGTTAAACATGGATTGGTTTTAAAGTTCACCTGAGTATTTATACTCTCGTAGTTTTTGAAAAAGGTAGTTGTACAGTCATAAATCGCGttacaaaaatatatttcattTTAATAAAAGTAAAACTCGAGAAATAACTATTTATCCGAGATTAAAGAAAAACAGTAATGCCGTGTACGAATTTGCTACCCCATTTCACAAATCAAAAGTGCAAAGCCATCAGAAGCATCACGCCGGCATCTGCAAGAGGTGCCCGTTTGTTATTCCCCCCGCAGAAACGGGGCGCATTTATTCATCCCCACCTTTGTTCATCAGTTCCGGCACGTGAAAGAAACCCAACCCCGGATGATCGTGCCCACATGCACGCTGTTCGTTCCGCTCCGTCCGTTCACACGCGCCGTCACGCGTACGACTCCGCGACTCGTCTCGGCCCACCCGAGGAACGACCACCAAACGCGAGTTCGACCTACCCCACCCCGTGGGCCCCCACCCGCGCACCGCCTATATAATCCGCCAGCGAGCAAGCCAACGCGTTTCGCCGAAAATTCGGAAGCGCCAGAGGTCTCTCCTAGCCTCGCCTCGCCTTCTTGCGCCGCAAGAAGAAAAGCAGCAGCAAAGCAAGccagccatggccgccgccgctgcgtccTCCGCCGCCTGGAAGAGGTGGATCCGCCCCGAGGTATGTAGTACTACGCGCGGCGCGCTCCGCCCTTCCTTGTATCGATCTCCCACGAGCGTGCTCTCCCGATCTGTCTGTTCGGCTTCCGATCGAGAGTCGACGAGATCTAGATTAATTCTCACGCTCTCCGCCATGTTTGGTTGCTGTGTGTAGGTGTACCCGCTCTTCCTCGCCACCGGCGTCGCCGTCTCCATCTGCGTCGGCCAGCTCGTCCGCAACATCACCGGCAACCCCGAAGTCAGGTAAGCACCCATGCGTATGCATCTTGGAGATGACGTGATCTGTGACGGGAACCAATCGTTTGCTTCGAGATGATGTGGTGGTGATTTGGGATGGGAAAAATCTGATGGATCTGTACCGGCCTGTAGGGTGTTGAAGGAGAAGAGGGCGGCCGGTGTGCTGGAGAACTTCGACGAGGGGAAGCGCTACTCGCAGCACGGCTTCAGGAAGTTCATCGACGGGAAGCGCCCCGAGATCATGCCCGGCATCAACAGCTTCTTCTCCGACCCGCCCAAGTACTAAGACCGTGTTGTTGGCTGGTGGGATTGATTGCCATATGCCACCGTTTTGCCGGAATTTCAATTCATATGCATGTTTCAACATGTTCGAATATTTGATTTGAGCGTATACAAATATTGGTCTCTGATCTGAATAATATTCATCAGACAAATGCGTATGCAGTTTTGACTTTTGATTGACGGAAAGTTTAATGTTGCGTTGAATTGCGGTGTACCATTTCAATCCGGGTACGTCGTCTGTGCTTGTGTATGTTCGCCTATACCCCAGTCTCAGGTATATATGGGCACTTTTCACCGATAATCCGATATGTATCTACGGCACGGCACTCGGAGCCCTTGACGCCAATTTCTCTCCACTTCTTTGATTTGCCACACTCGAAGGGGCGTCGTCTCATCTCATCATACTAGACTATTCACGTTACTCAGATTACTTCTATGTGGAGCTTTACAAACCGCGATAAAAAGCtaattaaggccctgtttgaaaGATGTTATTTTGCTTTTGCCATTCCTTTTTCTCCTAACGTGAAAAGAACAAACAATGTCATTAGCGTATAGTAAATATATTGACTACTACTAtgaatttgagaaaaaaatgtttatttctttttttaaaaaaaaagaaattcttatataaaaagttttttttaaaaagtgtaCATTTAATCGTTAGGAATCCTTTAAACGATTCTGCAGAGTGCAGCTGGACGTTGCAACAACTCTTTCGAACAAGCCCTAAATTCAAACACAATGACTTGCTAAGCATCAGCGAACTATTTTTCATTAAAAACAAACAAAGTTTTGAGCTTTCTATCTTTTTCTCTAGCAAGCTTTGTAATTAGCTCTGATGACTGTAGCAATGAGCAGTAGCTGGTTTAGGAAAGAGGAGTGGTAGAAGACCGGTGATGGGCATAGAGCAATGTGGCAGGAAGCATGTAATGGTTAGGAGATGGCAGGGGCTAGATCTAGTGGCGCTCTTCACTGGAGACAAGGGAGGCTGACATTGTGATGGCATGTTGCTAGAGTTGGAAGATGATGACAACTCACTtgcgccgtgtttagttccaaagtttttctttaaacttccaacttttccatcacatcaaaactttcttacacacaaacttccaattttttcgtcacatcattccaatttcaaccatacttccaattttgatgtgaactaaacacaaccttggAGTAAGTAGTGAATccacttagggcccctttgaatcgtacgaatgaaaaaacagaggaataggaaaaacacaggattttgaCAAGAATAcaattgtgaaacagaggattgcaaaacacaggaaaaacacaggaatggccgtttgattggaccacaggaaaaacacaggaatcagataagagagatagactcaaaggaaatgtTGAGGTTAGACCTATtactaactttcctccaaaatgtgcataggattacccattccataggaattttaaaggattggatatgattcaatcctttgtttcaaatgtcttcataggatttttttttccataggattgaaatcctctaaaattcttatatttttcctacaaatcaaaggggcccttagaagAAAGGTGAGGAGTGTTAGGGATGAGGGAACAAGTCCCTAGTGGAGATGGGGGAGAAATCGGGAGGTGACATGTGTAGCGAGAGGTTGAAGGGGATAAGACTACTTCCTAACACAAATATTAATCAAATATTAATGAGATCCTGGTCATAATTCAAAAACCAATTGATTCTTCTTTTAACAACATAAGTGAGTGACATAAAGAGTCCCTTAAAAACCATGATGTCCGAGCGATTATCGATGAAAGGCAGTGAAATATCACTACTTTCTAGCACgaatcttgatgagatcctgGCCATAAAAAATCGATTGGTTTTTCTTTAACAAAACAAGTGAGTGACTTACAAAGTCCcttcaaaaaatatttataccaaaaattatttttttgatatttttttctaattttcacAGTCTTTCATCAACAACTGCTCGGTTATCATGGTTTTAATTATCAACGAAATTGCAAGGGATTGGTTTTCGGTGGAAAAATGATTTTCCATCAAAATTAGATGATTTTTAATCCTTGGATTCTACCGAGATTCTTCTATTGTTGCTCCGTGTTTGCATCCAAGTCTGTGCGCTGGTTGAACGAGTTTTTATGTTGTTCCTCTCATGAGAGTCATGACTTACATCAACTATAGGAATGATGAAAAGAGAGAAGTGGTAAAATTACGGTGTAATTACAATGttttacaatatatataattttgtataaATTATGTTGTAATTTTGAATTTAAGTCATTCGTTATTTTTTATctcactagaaaaaaaaaacccaacggGTGAAgataattttaaatgaaaatatatattgtgTACTATCTTGCCTGCGAATAAGAATAAGCAGTAAATATATGACACCTTGCGGGAACATAATAGTAATCATGGTCAGTGTCATATGTATCGTCTCTCGCATCGACAATAAACATATAAATCGGAAACAAGATATGAGTCACACTCGTATAACTTAGCTACTTATTAATACAACATTAGACATATACTTCTCAATTATTTATACAGTTATGGTTGTGTGTGGAAAATGTAAATGGTAAGTAGTGAGGAGTTTGATGAGGATTGAGCAATttcatttttacctttttaGAATTGAAGAATATTCGTACTTTGAATGTCAACAAAATAAAATTCTTATGATCCAATTTTGACTATTAATTTCTTTGTGATACATTTGTAAATCCTAGGAAGATTCACTATGGGCCTATTTAGATCCATTGGTAAATTTTTTCACCttgtcacattaaatgtttggacacatgtatgaaatattaaatatagaaaaaaaacttattaCACAGGTTGCGTGTAAattatgagacgaatcttttaagcctaattgctccatgatttgacaatgtgggatgtatgaaatattaaatatagaaaaaaaacttattaCACAGGTTGCGTGTAAattatgagacgaatcttttaagcctaattgctccatgatttgacaatgtggtgctacagtaaacatttgccaatgacggattaattaggcttaataaattcttctcgcagtttataggcggaatctataatttattttgttattagactacgtttaatacttcaaatatgtgtctgtatatctgatgtgaccgGACAAACATTTTCACCTCCGAACTAAAGACAGCCTATGTCAGAACCGCTCACCTCACTCTGATGGCCCACCAGAATAGCTATGTGGATTGCTTGTGCGACaggtcactggtggagaaaccctttgtagtcccggttcgtaacccccctttagtcccggtttccaaacccggttcgtaacccccctttagtcccggtttccaaaccgggagtaccaatccgggactaaacatcgctatctttagtcccgggtgaaataaccgggagtaaagatcgatctttagtcccggttggtaacaccaaccgggactaaagatggcttagccacgtggccggctgagccatctttagtcccggttggtgttaccaaccgggactaaagatcgagctgaccttttttttttgcatgcccctgttgctgcatggtttatatatatatatataaaccatgcatatatatgtttcaatacatatatatgcatacatatatatatatatatattatattatattatatgtatatacatgcataatatatatgtatttatacatatatatgttatgcaaatgcatatgtatatagatatatatatgaacaaaatatatttacattatagaaaatgtgtacacatgcatatagaaacatatgtagtcatgtattaattacaatccattatatgtcctagctagctacgatttcaacgtagtagtactcgctgctagctcagaagctaaggaccggtgaattgtgtttccgtcgtagtagaattcacccttgggatcaaggatttcttcgttgatgaatcccatgagttgttcttgaaccgccgcgataaattccttgtgtgtggtcaggttatccctcatgcgaataaactatatgaatgtatgaaattgattagtaattaaacaagaaatcgctacgtaatgaaattttgaatttatttgtacgtacatcgagttctcttgtggtgatgatttggtctgcaaggcagtggcaatactcgcacacgtaatagccgcacaagttagttccctgcttttgctttgcgcactacaaataaatgacaaacaacgagagatctaattaatatacacttgtatgtatttgaatcggagaaatataaatgtagagcatgtgtactcacaggaaatttgaacttccgcctaagtctttctctccatttgccgcgaccaaatgacggaaccgataccaagccctacatggagttgtaagctatgattcgtagtagcaattaacataacaagattttcttaactaacaaaggaacttatgacggtacctgtctataagttcgaaaaccttgtcaaacgtagactcttttttatccattgagtcatatacgttgacggtgcaggcctccaggtcgatgagtaaaagcacccagtggaatctgcaatgtgcgtgggatgcattacatatgaaacacttagcaagttcgtacgggaatgaaatttggtatgtaggaagacagtaaaattaaactaactctgtgttgtatggcagcagtatgaacgtcttgtaatgctgcgccttcaggagatggacgagattgtcctctgtttcttgtggatattggtcgagcattgcgacgtttactttccgagggtcgatgaatccagtatcgaaaaccctccgccgtcgggccctttgaatctccattctacaacgataaaagggagtatattattttct
The window above is part of the Oryza sativa Japonica Group chromosome 7, ASM3414082v1 genome. Proteins encoded here:
- the LOC4342911 gene encoding uncharacterized protein is translated as MAAAAASSAAWKRWIRPEVYPLFLATGVAVSICVGQLVRNITGNPEVRVLKEKRAAGVLENFDEGKRYSQHGFRKFIDGKRPEIMPGINSFFSDPPKY